The proteins below are encoded in one region of Mycobacterium shinjukuense:
- a CDS encoding glycerol-3-phosphate dehydrogenase/oxidase, whose protein sequence is MPNSTALNAARRLADLMALADGAPLDLVVIGGGITGAGIALDAASRGLRVALVEKHDLAFGTSRWSSKLVHGGLRYLASGNVGIARRSAIERGILMTRNAPHLVRAMPQLVPLLPSMGRTKRALVRTGFLAGDALRMLAGTPSSTLPRSRRITARRVVQMAPTVARAGLDGGLLAYDGQLIDDARLVIAVARTAAQYGARILTQVAASQATATSVRLTDRRTGQAFDVSARAVINAAGVWGGHIDPTLRLRPSRGTHLVFDAGAFGNPTAALTIPIPGELNRFVFAMPEQLGRVYLGLTDEDAPGPIPDVPQPSPEEIGFLLDTVNTALQSPVAASDVVGAYAGLRPLIDTGEGRTADVSRDHAVVESPSGVISVVGGKLTEYRYMAEDVLNRAIGLRRLPAAACRTRNLPLIGAPANPGPAAGGHAGLPESLVARYGAEAANVVATASCARPVEPVADGIDVTRAEFEYAVTHEGALDVDDILDRRTRIGLVPRDRERVVNVAEEFLAEVG, encoded by the coding sequence ATGCCCAACTCGACCGCACTCAACGCCGCGCGCCGTCTCGCCGACCTGATGGCACTGGCCGACGGCGCGCCGCTCGACCTCGTCGTCATCGGCGGCGGCATCACCGGCGCGGGCATCGCCCTGGACGCCGCCTCTCGCGGCCTGCGGGTGGCCCTAGTGGAAAAGCACGATCTGGCGTTCGGCACCAGCCGGTGGAGTTCGAAGCTGGTGCACGGCGGCCTGCGCTATCTGGCGAGCGGCAACGTGGGCATCGCCCGGCGCAGCGCCATCGAACGCGGAATCCTGATGACGCGCAACGCTCCTCATCTCGTGCGCGCGATGCCGCAGCTGGTACCGCTGCTGCCGTCGATGGGTCGCACCAAGCGTGCGTTGGTGCGCACCGGGTTTCTCGCGGGCGACGCGTTGCGGATGCTGGCGGGTACGCCGTCGTCGACGCTGCCCCGGTCGCGCCGAATTACGGCCCGGCGCGTCGTGCAGATGGCTCCTACGGTGGCGCGTGCGGGCCTGGACGGCGGGCTGCTCGCCTACGACGGCCAGCTGATCGACGACGCCAGGCTGGTCATCGCGGTCGCGCGTACCGCCGCACAGTACGGCGCCCGGATCCTCACCCAGGTGGCGGCGTCACAGGCCACCGCCACCTCGGTGCGGTTGACCGACCGGCGCACCGGGCAGGCGTTCGACGTATCGGCCCGCGCGGTCATCAACGCCGCGGGAGTGTGGGGCGGGCACATCGATCCCACGCTGAGGCTGCGGCCCAGCCGCGGAACCCACCTGGTCTTCGATGCCGGCGCTTTCGGCAATCCGACTGCGGCGCTGACCATTCCGATTCCCGGTGAACTCAACCGCTTCGTGTTCGCCATGCCCGAGCAGCTGGGCCGGGTCTACCTCGGGCTGACCGACGAAGATGCTCCGGGCCCGATTCCCGATGTGCCACAACCGTCGCCGGAGGAAATCGGGTTCCTGCTGGACACGGTGAACACCGCGTTGCAAAGCCCGGTGGCGGCGTCCGACGTCGTCGGAGCCTACGCCGGCCTGCGGCCGCTGATCGACACCGGTGAAGGCCGCACCGCCGACGTGTCCCGCGACCACGCCGTCGTCGAGTCGCCGTCCGGGGTCATCAGCGTGGTCGGCGGCAAGCTGACCGAATACCGTTACATGGCCGAGGATGTGCTGAATCGCGCGATCGGCCTGCGGCGGCTGCCGGCCGCGGCTTGCCGCACTCGCAACCTGCCGCTGATCGGCGCGCCCGCCAACCCCGGGCCGGCCGCCGGCGGGCATGCGGGCCTGCCCGAATCGCTGGTGGCGCGCTACGGGGCCGAGGCGGCCAATGTCGTTGCCACGGCAAGCTGTGCGCGTCCCGTCGAGCCGGTCGCCGACGGCATCGACGTGACCCGGGCGGAGTTCGAGTACGCCGTGACCCACGAGGGCGCGTTGGATGTCGACGACATCCTCGATCGCCGGACCCGGATCGGTCTGGTGCCGCGCGATCGCGAGCGGGTGGTCAACGTCGCCGAGGAGTTCCTCGCCGAGGTTGGGTGA
- a CDS encoding acyl-CoA carboxylase subunit beta: protein MTLMAPEAVGESLDPRDPLLRLSNFFDDGSVQLLHERDRSGVLAAAGTVNGVRTIGFCTDGTVMGGAMGVEGCAHIVDAYDTAIEEQSPIVGIWHSGGARLAEGVRALHAVGQVFEAMIRASGYIPQISVVVGFAAGGAAYGPALTDVVVMAPESRVFVTGPDVVRSVTGEDVDMASLGGPETHHKKSGVCHIVADDELDAYQRGRRLVGLFCQQGHFDRSKAEAGDTDIHALLPESSRRAYDVRPIVTAILDQDVPFDEFQANWAPSMVVGLGRLSGRTVGVLANNPLRLGGCLNSESAEKAARFVRLCDAFGIPLVVVVDVPGYLPGVDQEWGGVVRRGAKLLHAFGECTVPRVTLVTRKTYGGAYIAMNSRSLNATKVFAWPDAEVAVMGAKAAVGILHKKKLAAAPDHEREALHDALAAEHERIAGGVDSAIDIGVVDEKIDPAHTRSKLTEALAQAPARRGRHKNIPL from the coding sequence ATGACACTCATGGCCCCCGAGGCGGTTGGCGAATCGCTCGACCCCCGCGACCCACTGCTGCGGCTGAGCAATTTCTTCGACGACGGCAGCGTGCAGCTGCTGCATGAGCGTGACCGCTCCGGGGTGCTGGCGGCGGCCGGCACCGTCAACGGTGTGCGCACCATCGGGTTCTGCACGGACGGCACCGTGATGGGTGGTGCCATGGGTGTCGAGGGCTGCGCGCACATCGTCGACGCCTACGACACCGCCATCGAGGAGCAGAGCCCGATCGTGGGCATCTGGCACTCGGGGGGCGCGCGGCTGGCCGAAGGCGTGCGGGCATTGCATGCGGTCGGGCAGGTTTTCGAGGCCATGATCCGCGCCTCCGGCTACATTCCGCAGATCTCGGTGGTCGTGGGCTTCGCCGCCGGCGGCGCCGCATACGGACCGGCGCTGACCGACGTCGTCGTGATGGCGCCGGAAAGCCGGGTGTTCGTCACCGGGCCCGACGTGGTGCGCAGCGTCACCGGCGAGGACGTGGACATGGCGTCGCTCGGTGGTCCAGAGACCCACCACAAGAAGTCCGGGGTGTGCCACATCGTCGCCGACGACGAGCTCGACGCCTACCAGCGCGGTCGCCGGCTGGTCGGATTGTTCTGCCAGCAAGGGCATTTCGACCGCAGCAAGGCCGAGGCCGGTGACACCGACATTCACGCGTTGCTGCCCGAGTCGTCGCGGCGAGCCTACGACGTGCGTCCGATCGTGACCGCGATCCTCGACCAGGACGTGCCTTTCGACGAGTTCCAGGCCAATTGGGCGCCGTCGATGGTGGTCGGGCTAGGCCGGCTGTCGGGTCGCACGGTCGGTGTGCTGGCCAATAACCCGCTGCGGCTGGGCGGCTGCCTGAACTCCGAAAGCGCAGAGAAGGCAGCGCGTTTCGTGCGGCTGTGCGACGCGTTCGGGATCCCGCTGGTGGTGGTTGTCGATGTCCCCGGCTATCTGCCCGGGGTCGACCAGGAGTGGGGTGGCGTGGTGCGCCGCGGCGCCAAACTGCTGCACGCGTTCGGCGAGTGCACCGTTCCGCGGGTCACACTGGTCACCCGAAAGACCTACGGCGGGGCCTACATTGCGATGAACTCCCGCTCGCTCAACGCGACCAAGGTGTTCGCCTGGCCGGACGCCGAGGTTGCGGTGATGGGCGCCAAGGCAGCCGTCGGCATTTTGCACAAGAAGAAGCTGGCCGCGGCACCCGATCACGAGCGCGAAGCGCTGCATGACGCGCTGGCCGCCGAGCACGAGCGCATCGCCGGTGGCGTGGACAGCGCGATCGACATCGGTGTGGTCGACGAGAAGATCGACCCGGCGCACACGCGCAGCAAGCTCACCGAGGCGCTGGCCCAGGCGCCGGCACGCCGCGGCCGGCACAAGAACATTCCCCTGTAG